A stretch of Gopherus evgoodei ecotype Sinaloan lineage chromosome 12, rGopEvg1_v1.p, whole genome shotgun sequence DNA encodes these proteins:
- the CBLN1 gene encoding cerebellin-1 yields the protein MLRLELFLGVAWLAGLACGQNETEPIVLEGKCLVVCDSNPTSDPTGTALGISVRSGSAKVAFSAIRSTNHEPSEMSNRTMLIYFDQVLVNIGSNFDSERSTFISPRKGIYSFNFHVVKVYNRQTIQVSLMLNGWPVISAFAGDQDVTREAASNGVLIQMEKGDRVYLKLERGNLMGGWKYSTFSGFLVFPL from the exons ATGCTGCGGCTGGAGCTCTTCCTCGGCGTGGCGTGGCTGGCCGGGCTGGCGTGCGGGCAGAACGAGACGGAGCCCATCGTGCTGGAGGGCAAGTGCCTGGTGGTGTGCGACTCCAACCCCACCTCGGACCCCACGGGCACGGCGCTGGGCATCTCGGTGCGCTCGGGCAGCGCCAAGGTGGCGTTCTCCGCCATCCGCAGCACCAACCACGAGCCCTCGGAGATGAGCAACCGGACCATGCTCATTTACTTCGACCAG GTGCTAGTGAATATCGGAAGCAACTTCGACTCGGAAAGAAGCACTTTTATCTCGCCCAGGAAAGGGATTTACAGTTTTAATTTTCACGTGGTGAAGGTGTACAACAGGCAAACCATCCAG GTGAGTTTGATGCTAAATGGGTGGCCAGTGATTTCCGCCTTTGCAGGGGACCAAGATGTGACCCGAGAAGCTGCCAGCAATGGAGTCCTGATTCAAATGGAGAAAGGAGACAGAGTTTATCTAAAACTGGAGAGAGGAAACTTGATGGGAGGCTGGAAGTATTCAACATTCTCTGGATTTCTAGTGTTCCCTCTTTAA